The genomic stretch tccgaagaaaatacctgcacctgccgaggccgtcctacacgtggcagtatttgcacctgtgggactaagcgtcggtaggcgacagagtggggaagggactgcacaactcctcttcactaaaaaaaaaaaaaaaaaagtcgcctgtgctggtcaggcaaccaggctaatgtcggaacgacgagctagcccttcacaCACCTactgataagcctgcctgcctactcatccttcggtccgacaggagactccatcatcattacaatacaCAAAAGTGCTGACCCCAAGGGAGGACAAGGTACGAAATTCCACACAGTGGCTGCTTACCTAGAAATTTCTCGCTTGGGGAATCCCTCCATACCTTTCATTGACATGTCTGTGAAAGGTGAAGGGCAACACAAACTGAGCAGCTTTAGCTTATTAAAGCTGTGTGCCCCTGTCCTATTTTAAGAAGCAAAAGTTACCGTAACTTGTTCAATGTTCGAgctttcagggggggggggggggggggggggggacaaatcaTTCAGCGCCAAGTCACCTGCTCTTTCAGATATTGTTTTTATCACTAATCCGGGAACATCTGTGACATATTGCTGCTGCCTTACTAAtatttggaatcaacttcctcagcctctttGTCACTCATCTTCGCCGCAGTCTTTCAAACCCAGCCTGAAGACCCAACTTttccccctcctgattaattctcaacagctcatccctttccagtatgaactaaaatgactattggTGAGCGAGTGagctttgatagtttcagaatttgttggttgtatttttgattgtgtactatttatgattatgtgctatgacgtgtgtgtacgtgcgcgcgtgtgcttgcgtgtattgtgggcgtgtgtgttgtgGGCCCGGGGGTGAatattttttaataatgtttggaatcttgtgttcaattcttcctttttgatatttacatatgtgttctatttgtaaacgcctagggcttattttcaagattaggcgtaaatgctcatgataCTAATAGTACTAAGTGTTTTCATTCTGCTTTCAGACGTATCCTcggccatcattgtcatcattttgGTGACCAACCCCCAACTAAAAAGATTGTACTCATCTGTGCCATTGCCATCACCATCGTCtagcaccccctccccaccccccttccccgccatgAAAGGTTTCCCGGACGACAGCAACATCAAGGTGGATCACCAGCCCAACATGGTGGAACAGACGCCGAACTACCCCTATCACGTGACCTTTGAAGCAGTGCCCCCTGTCGGCCTGCTGTCCTCCACGGGGCCCTTCCTGACTGCTGACGTCACCAACCCACGTGAGCTGTACTCCATTCTGTCCGAATCCAGACGTCACGGCGCTGTGTTCACGTCAGTCACGTCCAGCGCCCAGCCTTCCGTCAGACTGCCGCCTCTGCAGTCCTCGTCCGAGGTAATTAAGCTTGTGGGTGTATTGATAAAACATCGtgctagaaaaaaagaaagaaaagatcttgTCCTTTCTGTAGACTGTACCACTTCTTACCCATcctcttgtgtatatatatatatatatatatatatatgtgtgtgtgtgtgtgtgtgtgtgcgtgcgtgcgtgcgtgtgtgtgtgtgcgtgcgtgtgtgtgtgtgtgtgtgtgtgtttgtgtgtgtgtgtgtctattattGTATTCAGATATATTCTTCAGAGATAACTTTTCACATGTAACTTTTATCTATCTTTGAATATGATTTGAATTGTTATGGATTTCTTATCGTTTATGCATCTTTGAATATGATTTGAGTTGTTATGGCTTTTTGTTTTCAAGTTCATAGCCTGCACTGTGTAACTGAAATGAGAGACTGGTCCAGGTGTCAGCGTTAAACCACTCGGACCCCAAACCTTTAGCAAAATAATATGAAAACTTCTGATGCCAAGTTTTCTGTCTGGTCACGTGATTGGTGGCAAATAAATCGTTATggaaaaacaaaactttaaaaaaaaaaattaaaaaaaaaaaaacttcctgtTTTAGATTTTTCAGTGCACGTAACCAACTGTAGGTGAAATGTATAAGTTGATACCGTTTGCTTCCAAATGAACGACAGAATCCACAGAGTATTTGGTCACTGTTACGTTAATCAATAAAACGCTACACAAAAATGTCACTGCATAACATGGAAACCTGAACGGGAAATAAGGCGATTTTCCGGAACGCATTTTAAAAACACGCAGTGCAATATTCTAGCGAGTTGTATTTTGTCCATCCTAGTTTTGAAAATTCTTTCGGTTAAAAAAAATACGCAGTATAGCATTCTAGCGAGTTGTATTTTGTCCATCCTAGTTTTAAAAATTCTTTCGGTTTCTGTTTCACTCTAATACAACATTAATTACGATTTAATTTCAACACCAAAATAACAacattgattacacacacacacacacacacacacacacacacacacacacacacacacacacacacacacacgtatgtggtCCATTACCTCACCGTACAGTCCACACAACACTGCCACGCCAATCAGCATCATGCCTCGTGATGTAAGCGGTGGACACCGACAAAACTGTGCTGTGATTGTCCCTCTGGTTGGtttaataatctttaattattcaacaatacacatgattacaatgcaatcaattacaaaagagcatcaacaagcttaaagcttatactgtgctcacaacgttgcacttcaattttatcatgacggctgatgaaccatattatgacttgtatcaactaacattcataaacagtaagtaatgaaataatgaaataaaacaaataaacaaacagtacataatacagtaaaataatgctaatatcaatattaacatatTATCTGGTTGCCCTCATCCGCCAGTTTGTGGTCCATGCATCAGTGAAGCATCATTCAAAATGTGAGGAAAACTGTATCCGTTACTCTGGTTTACCAGCATGGGACGGCTCTGTGATTGTAATTAGATAGCACCCGTTAATTGGTTAGCCCTCGTTAATGAAGTAGATAATTACAACCAGGTTTATCGTCTACACCAACGCCTGGTGATTTTGCCAAAGGGGTGGGTAAACTATTCCAGGCCACACCACAAGAACGACAACACATCAAGATTGGCAGCGAGAGTGCCAATATTTATACTGAGTCTCTCTGGAGATTTGAACTCACGAATTTCCCAGTGTGGGCCTGGCGCTCAAACAGGCAACCCGTCAGTCATGGAATATCTTGTGACACTTaaactttcccctccccctccccctaccaccaccaccaccacaacaaataataacaagaagaggaAAATGTACAAGCCGATCGTACCACGCCGGTCATCAGTGAGGCTCTTTTAACTTCtcccatatatgtatatatatatatatatatatatatatatatatatatatatatatatgtatatatatatgtatatatatatatatgtgtgtgtgtgtgtgtgtgtgtgtgtgtgtgtgtgtgtgtgtgtgtgtgtgtgtatgatagtcagtcgtgtccgactatgaccatcagaacagcagaggaggcaactgctgttccgactatttgggctagaatttgattatagtggagagcgtcttgcctaagttacatccccactttctcggccaagtgggtttcagaacagtcggcgttgggatggttcccaaaggccaaccagcccacaaggctgcagcactaagagccagtgcaattttgcctcctagtttgagccggagtcatagtccttcacaaaagaccaaactgtaaatcaacaacaacaacaacaacaaaacaacaaaagggggaaaaaaaacacaggccGGTTTTACCATGCAGCGACTGGTAGTTGAAATGAACGCACGTGGTGTTTCATGCGTGAGAAGAGATCCTGTGGTTACAACATTGTCTCAGGCAATTGCCGACATCAAAAACCGCTACGACGTAGATCGACCTACCTACCTCAGAGTCACAAAAAGGACCGAAAGTCGTACTGTGTACGAGTTCAACGATGCGTTACAGCTCTAAATCAGGATTTTCCCCTGGTGGCCTTTATTTTGAGCTCATGTTGAGCGGTGGTCAAGCGGTACTGCGCCCGACTAGTAaacgggttcgattcccatgattactatttcttcttcttcgttcgtgggctgcaactcccacgttcactcgtatgtacacgggtaggcttttacgtgtatgaccgtttttaccccgccaggtaggcagccatactccgttttcggggagggggcagttgcatactgggtatgttcttgtttccataacccaaccaacgctgacatggattaccggatctttaacgtgcgtaattgatcttctgcttgccgtatatacacgaaggggggttcaggcacaagcaggtgtgcacatattgacctgggagatcggaaaaatctcaaccctttacccaccaggcgccgttaccgagattcgaacccgggaccctcagattgaaagtccaacgctataaccactcggctattgcgcccgtcgtgagtCCCGTGTACGGCCCGGGATttttacctccacccccccatgcctcttccactagaccttgagtggtggtctgggaagGATAAAATGATAAACCAAGCATGCATTTAGAACACATCaaaaataaacctttttttttaaaaaaaaaacacggcaaaaaaaagaagaaaaaaaaagaaacagctgtcgttggcaaaaatctgtagaaaattccactttcaaAGTGAAACAAGTACACCTgcagaaacaccccccccccccccccccccccccaaacacaatacaatacaatacaatgtatacaCTTTAAATCAACACAacaaacgcaatacaatacaataaaacgggtgcaataaccgagtggtttaagcgttggactttcattctgagggtccctggttcgaatcacggtgacggcgcctggtgggtaaatggtggagatttttccgatctcccaggtcagtgacATATGCACAgccctgctagtgcttgaacccccttcgtcagtgtgtatacgcacgcagaagatcaaatacgcacgttaaagatcctgtaacccacgtcagcgttcggtgagttatgaagacccgaaaatacccagcatgcatgaaccacgacaagagtcagcaagtcgatgttggtcgtgtaacggaaagaagaaaacacaacacaatacaattgtATGACAAACAATCACGTTGCTCTTTTAAGTGAGAACACAGGGTCACAAGCCATCGCCTTTCACGGCGCTTTCCAATCAGCCTACAAACAGGAAGATGAAAAGAGGTTCAGAGCGATAAACGCAGAAACACCcgtagcagaaaaaaaaatccggttTCTGATCAAAGGGTTCTTGACTACCAAGTAATTGGTGTAATCTGGCGAAAATCTTGATCGTCTTTCTTGTTTAGCGTCCTTTTGTGCTTCTATTCTGATATTGCCCGTTTGTATAAGtgaaattttacgtgtatgattatGTTGTTATATTAAATTTTCGGCACAAAGACGGTGGTGTATGCCGATTACTATTTCATTACTGTGCcgggacacgcgcgcgcgcgcgcgcacacacacacacacacacacacacacacacacacacacaatggcgcacgtacgcacgcacgcgcacacacgcagctCTCCGGTGTGTGAAATATTATCTTCCCTGGATCGAAACAGATACGTATTTGTGTATCACCTTTCCACAAGAACTGTTGCCGCTATCCTGTTTTTTGCGGTGTCAAGAACTGGTCGTGGATAGACTGAATATTACTACCTGACAGATTTCACACGTGAGGTCAAGGTTTTCTCCTTCAGTGGTCTTCAGTAAGAACTGGGTCCCGCGTTTATTTTGGGAATAAATAGGGCTGACATGAAACAGACAGATAGCCTATTAAACTGTTTCATAGCGACCGAGATTACTCTCTTGTCTGCATGGCTGGTtgactgcttctctccctctctttttctgtatgtgCTTTATTCTGggtttattcctctctctctctctctctctctctctgtgtgtgtgtgtgtgtgtgtgtgtgtgtgtgtgtgtgtgtgtgtgtgtgtgtgtaattatgaacaaacacacacacgcgcgcgctcgcacgcatgcgcgcgcgcgcacacacacacacacacacacacacacacacacacacatacacattgtgtgtctgtgtttgtgtctttaaatgtgtatgtgcgtgtccgtttgtgtgcgcgtgtgtgtgtgtgtgtgtgtgagagagagagagagagagagagagagagagagagagagcgtgcacacACCCGCGCGTACATTAAAATGCAGATGGATGACTCTAGCAGCGAGTGTGTTTCTTACTTGTGCACTGACTGTCACAGACCATGCCACGTGAATGTAAGCAGCAGTGGTTTGGTTTCGGCCCACAGAGCATCCAGTTCCGACCGCTGGGGGATCAGACCCAGCACAGCAGCTACCCGGACCTGACGGCCTTCAGCAGACAGCCCCCAGTCCTCCCCCAGCAGGACCCGGTGTGGCGCTCCACCAGTCTGCAGGACGTCAGCTCCATGGGCATGATGGGCGGCGCGCTGACCGGCAAGAAGCTGACCCCCATCCCCAGGAGCTGCGACACCAAGTCTCCCGACGACCCGCAGCAGGAGAAAGAGAACGTCACGCCTGGGAAGACTGACGCTCAGCTGACGAGGGACCAGCCTCTGCCGCCTATAGAGGGGAAGGGCGGAGTGCCTAACATCAAAGGGACCTTGTCTTCTACTGACGTCGGAAGACTCAGGAAGGGCGGCGGCGTAGACTTTCAGAGCCACTCCTGTCCCCCGACTCACCGACGCTGCATCTTCCCCCGTGGACAACCGGTGCAGGTGAAGAAGCCCCTGACGCCTACCTACGATGACTACCCAGAAGCCTACTGGGAGCTGAGGTCGCCCACGTTGCAGGACCCCACCGACCTGAAAGAGGACATGATTGACCGGGACTGGTACCGCCTGCAGCAGATGTCCCTGCACCACCTGAGGGCCGTGAACCGGGACGTCCTGACCTCCAAACTGGACTCGTACCGGAAGTGGCAGCAGACCATGCAGGAGCATCTGCCGCCTCTGGTACTGTCCACAAAACTGGACTCGCCTCGCGGTGCCGGTGTCCACCCCACTGGTGCCCTGACGTCACGGAGGTCCTGGAAGCAGCACAGGTTGTCGGTGCCCGTTCAGAACCACATCTTCATGTTGGCTCCACAAGCCATCGGTACCTCCAGCAACCCTGCCGTTAAGACACACGACGACAGAATGGACAACGCACAGCAGGAACCTGCACGGCAGGCTGAAGTTCCTGTTCCTGACACAGATGCTGGACAAGAACAGGAAGCATCGAAAGAAAACGAAGGAGAAAAGGATAGTCATCCAAAACAGGAAACGTCCAAAACAGCAAACGGGGGAGAAAAAGACATTCAAAAACAAGACGTGAAACCAGTCAAGGCTTCTGTGGTTAATCTGTACATCGATCCAGCTCCCAAGAGCCACACCAGCACATCCGACATGCTGCACCCAGGGCCAAAGAAAGCCCACAATGGTAAACGCCCCGAATCAGACCGAGTGGGACCCCAGCAGTGTGAGCAGAATTCCCTCcccttgcagcagcagcagcagaacggCCAGGTGGCAGAACAGCTGGCAAGGAAGCTCTCCGCAACCAGCACGGCTCAGCTCCTCTCTCAGCCACTACCTCCCTCCCCGTGTTCCCTCCGCCCCTGccgccacgccccctcccactctGCAAACTGTCCCCACCACCAACGGACAAACTGTCCCCACCACCAACGGACAACAATCCAAGCCTTCggaaacagacaggaagaagaacgCAGGAAGGAAACTGATCCTGAAAAAATTCAACAAACTCCAAGTGTTCGGTGAAAAGGACGGACGGAGGGGACTCAGCTCTGACCGAGCCTCACAGAAGCTTTGGAGTGCGGTGGACGGCAAGACTCCACGGAAGAAACCGTACCTCCCCGAGAACAGGCCGCCCACCTACAGGCTGGACCTGAGGAACTACCCGCCGCGTCGCCGTAGTACGGACGACCGCGATCTCCAGAGGAAAGGGGTGagcatggagggtggggggatccCTATCCTGGTCAGTGAACGGGGAGGGATGCCCATCGCCCAGCAGTCGGCGGAACAGTGCGATGCCGCCGCGGCTCTCAGTTTCCGTTTCCGCGACGGGGAGGTGATTGTGTCGCGACAAGGCAAAAAGTCTCACCCCTCGTGATGGCAGGTTGCTTCCTCTTGTGAACCATGTGCTGACTGTGACAACTCCACACAACCGGGTGACTGTTTCCGTATCCATAAGACAACTTCTGATGAACGAAAAGCATCGTCTAGAATGCTGATAAAGGGAACACAGTACTGTGGACAATGGGATTCCATAAGACTATGTTATGTGGTTGTAATGTAAACGACGTGATGAAGTCTCATCTCCTCAGGACTAGCGCACTGTGTCACAAGGCAGAAGCATTCATTTAACGTTGTGAGCGATGTGATTAATTTACACCTCATCAAGAACAGAAGTGTGTTGTGTCATATGGAAAAAGGATTCATCCAACGTGATTACAGACTCCTCATAACTGTTGAATATGCGACGAGCTGACACCTCTAAAAGAATTGGTGGCTCtgtcagaacaagaagaagaaagatagataaataaaaattacCGTCCGCCCAATGTAATTACATACAACTCCTCAACGTTGTAAATATGTGACTGGAGAACTGACCACTCTGTACAAGACGATGTGCTTCTTTTTAAGACACGGCAAAAACCTCACCCAACATATAAATGATGTGTAataaactgacaacaacacaaagctATAAGTGATCGATAATatcatgacaaaacaaaacaacccatgtAAGGCGATTACAAACACCTGGCTCTTGTGAACGATATATTGAACTGACAACTCCATAAAAAATATGAAATTGTTTGCACAGCAAGGCAAAAAACGCAACTTATCCAACGAGGTCAATTAAAAACTCTTCACAAAGACATGGTGAATTGGTAACCTCAAAAGACTGCAGGTGTGATCGTGTCACGATAGGGGAGACAACACTCACCTAAGGTGATTATAGACTAGTTACTCATTCATGTAAACGATGTGGTGATTTAATGTGATGGTTCAGTTTAAGCGACTGCCAAACGACAAGGAAAAATCTTCATCCAAAGTTACTGCAAACTCCTCATCCTTGTAAACGATGTGAAAAAGTCAATACAATTACgtcaagaaaataaaacaaaaaactcaaCATGGTTTTGAAAAATAACTCATTATTGTAGACGATGCGAACTGATAACTCCACAAGACTAAGCAATTAAAtcgcaaagcaaaaaaaaaaaaaaaaaagagagagagagagagaattatttaaCGTgatcataaaaacaaacaaacaaataattgtaAACGATGTGAAGATTTGACAACTCTTCAAGAGTGTAGGCCATGCATGTTTCGACGagtcaaaaaacaccaccacccccaacaccgccatccgaaaaaaaaatgatatactcGTTCAACATAACAAATTCACACGTCTGGTAGTGATGAACTGAAAACGCCATAAGACGCCATTAGACTACATGACTGTGTCGCGACAATGCAAAACATCTCATCCATCTTGATGAAAGTTCTACATCATTGTTAGCATTGTGATGATTTGGTAACATCTTCACAAGCTTGCCTACGTGACTGTGTGTCATGACATGGCAAAAAGCCATCCGATGTGATTGAAAACTCACTGTGAAACAACTTCACAAGCCAGCTTACGTGACTGTGTGTCGTGACATGGCAAAAAGCCATCCGATGTGACTGAAAACTCATAACTGTGAAGGATGTGATGGAGTGACAACTCTTATAatttttctggcttttttttttttttttttttttttaagaagactgACTGTCACGGCAACATGATACTTAAAGCTTCACCcaacatgaataaacaaataatgaataaacTTGCTCAACGTGTGTATCGTACATATAACAGGTAGTATGATTACCAAATGTTGCTATCCTGTTTTTGAAGgttttctccgattggttgcaccagaaacaaaaacaaacgttcGTTTActcttcttttcaacgtttttttcaacggttgaaatagcaggggtgtctGAGGATAGATGAAAATGGGTAGGTCTAACTGcaaacgatgggtttgggtaagCTACATGTGGACAATTGTTACAGAAGTAGGTCTTGAACTCAGATATAACATATTGTTGGAACACCGCACTAGacttgtattgttggttttgttcacacacacacacacacacacacacacacacacacacacacacaggtgtaccccacaccacaaacaaaacacacccttttgacaGTGTCACGTCAGTTCACCGGCGGTAACTGCAGTGTCGCAACGCTCGGAAATAGACTCACTGGGCACATCAAAACATATAGTCCACTTGCAAACGACATTAATTTGGAGATtcatgtcaaaactgacgttctgatctgtcaccaaaaCGCTTTCTTAAATTATCCCACTGAGCACTGATAATGCCAATAATTCATTCACATGTCCGgtcaaatcagctatttcaaACTGTTCGAGTCTtgtttgcttcccttgattttagaatTGTGAGAGCCCGTTCGTGAACTTGGCTGGCAGTTGTTCGCGAAGAGAAGGTATACTGTAGAGTGCCGAAATAGCCACAAGTGGACACGATAGCTTTGAACATGCTAATTACTGAAGATGAGTTATTTCTGCCATCAGAAGTATGATTCGAAATGACTATAATTATCATTAACAgctgccattcacacacacacacacacacacacacacacacacacacacacattattcaacAAGTGTCGTACAAGAAAAATGGGTATCGGGCTTGATATTACAAGAAAAATGAGTATCGGGgtattgtataaaggcaaagatGATACACTTGACTGATGATTATAGGGAAATAACTTTGGCGGGTCAGCTGTGTTAGAAAATTATTCACTTCAGTGCTCACGCAGTGTCGGGCTGACATTATATTAATGGAAATCATTTACCTTCATGGGCgtcaagcaggatttagacaatcccattctacattagatcaaatgctTGTTTTGAAATCGCTAATTGATATcattccatgaaaaagaagaaacttcattatgcttttgttgatttcaaaaaaagcctttgattcaatAAAGAGAAATTGGCTCATGAACTGAAGGCGTGAATGATAAAATTTTGCCTGTTATAATGCACATGTATGATAGAAGAATCAAGTCATTAATATTTTTAAATGGCGGAAAATCTGttgatctgtttttgttttgttttttgtgggttttgtcagttgttgtttttgttgttgttgttgtttgtttgtttgtttgtttgttttaatagcATTTGTAAGAGTCGAGTCTGCcgcgacaaggagaaaatctgtcGCGCCTTTGGTCTTTTCTTTGTATCTTACTGTTTTAGAGTCAGGGTCGTATTCAATGACTGAGCATAAGAACCTATCTGTTGAGCTTTAAttaaatgttaacatttcagacttaGTTACATACGATTATTCGTAACCATGTATGCCGATGACACCATTTTACTTTCTGAGACGAAATAAGGATTGCAACAACTCCACGGTGTGTTTCATGAATACTGCTTAAAATGGAAACTAGAGGTTGTAATGAAAGAAACTAAAGTGGTGATAtttaatcagaacaaaaaagCAAATTCCTGTTTTAAAATTTGGccatgcatgtttggatgttatTTATTCTCTTTATGTAcgtgtcaaaagaaaaaaaaatttacgtagcgccgaatcttgtgcagaaacccagtcattaacacgcatgcataactctaaactggagacaaggaagaggcgggggagggggctatcttgggaagaggtgcaTGGGTTTTAAAGCACAAACCTATAACATTATACTCCgttgttttaaggccagacttgatagagctgagtgcggagacctgacgaagcgaaagaggaggtttattccaaatacaaggtccagagacgaaGAAAGAAGGGTGGCTgatagtggagtgtttgaatctgtatGGGTTTGCCTAAACAGACAAAGCggacccgaagccgatcgtagagagcgaaatCGGGTGTCGAAatgaaggcagacacagagataggaaggggcagatttgtgaatacatttttaaTACAGAGTGCCCTTTaatcggcaatatccacaatatCTTCCCCTCCAGTCCCCTGTATAaatggcggagtgaacgtccacgtctagctgtgaacactactcattccgtcttgaggggacaTTGCCAAACATGCAAAGAAAAAGcgtgatttctggctgactgaagttacgaagacattgttttttttagcatgttcatacgtttttgtgtgtcttcttcttgtttttcttttctttttctttttttcctaaaaGTGCCATCggctccatgtctcacacagaataaagggcactatccacaatttttccccctcaagacggaatgagtagtgttcacaactcGCTGTGGACGCtcactctgccagtcacacacacaggagtggaggggaagaaatggggaTATTGCCTTCATGTTGTTCTTGatatgtaccagtctatgatttaattgttccttttttgttgttgttgcatggtgCGGAAATATGGGGGTTATGAACATTCAAATGTACTTGAAAATATTATAACTAagttttgaaacgcttgttcaaactgaattgGAATACTGACCCAAATGACTGATTGACATATGacaaactggtatttatccaattagtatATTAATGAAAATGATATTGGTTCGACTTTGGACTAGCATTGTGTTATCAAACACGACATATGTtctggaaaaaaatatatttgctgTTATTTAAAAAGAAACGGTGTGTATTCTCAGTTTATAATGGATGAGTAATATGACGTAAATGTTGACAGAAATGTGGAATGACTGTTTGGGATGTCCATTCTTCTTAGGGAGAGAATcattctgcaagaatgtcaacatagCGTTGAAAGATAATTTACAGATTTTATGGAGACAGGCTCTAGAGTCGAGTAGTAAATGTCTGTtgtatcgaaatttcaaaagtaattttggaagagaaaaaaaaaggtcaaatacCCGG from Babylonia areolata isolate BAREFJ2019XMU chromosome 6, ASM4173473v1, whole genome shotgun sequence encodes the following:
- the LOC143283296 gene encoding uncharacterized protein LOC143283296, with the translated sequence MKGFPDDSNIKVDHQPNMVEQTPNYPYHVTFEAVPPVGLLSSTGPFLTADVTNPRELYSILSESRRHGAVFTSVTSSAQPSVRLPPLQSSSESIQFRPLGDQTQHSSYPDLTAFSRQPPVLPQQDPVWRSTSLQDVSSMGMMGGALTGKKLTPIPRSCDTKSPDDPQQEKENVTPGKTDAQLTRDQPLPPIEGKGGVPNIKGTLSSTDVGRLRKGGGVDFQSHSCPPTHRRCIFPRGQPVQVKKPLTPTYDDYPEAYWELRSPTLQDPTDLKEDMIDRDWYRLQQMSLHHLRAVNRDVLTSKLDSYRKWQQTMQEHLPPLVLSTKLDSPRGAGVHPTGALTSRRSWKQHRLSVPVQNHIFMLAPQAIGTSSNPAVKTHDDRMDNAQQEPARQAEVPVPDTDAGQEQEASKENEGEKDSHPKQETSKTANGGEKDIQKQDVKPVKASVVNLYIDPAPKSHTSTSDMLHPGPKKAHNGKRPESDRVGPQQCEQNSLPLQQQQQNGQVAEQLARKLSATSTAQLLSQPLPPSPCSLRPCRHAPSHSANCPHHQRTNCPHHQRTTIQAFGNRQEEERRKETDPEKIQQTPSVR